One segment of Stappia sp. 28M-7 DNA contains the following:
- a CDS encoding ABC transporter ATP-binding protein produces MANISIRNVHKSYGAHEVLKPFSLEIADGEFIVLVGPSGCGKSTMLKILAGLEPATGGDIYLGEREVTDLAPGDRDIAMVFQNYALYPHLTVRENIGFGLKMRGTPKAEIERRVLEAASTLEVEKYLERRPKDLSGGQRQRVALGRAIVRQPQAFLMDEPLSNLDAKLRVHMRAEIGALHQRLGVTTVYVTHDQIEAMTMADRVVIMRDGEIQQIADPDTLFQRPDNLFVAGFIGSPGMNFLSADVERSAGGATITLFGNRIAVDEARLAGASTVIAGIRPEHFHLGEGPATFTVRPSLVESLGSEKYVYFDGGAHMVSAGESEDDKSKGLIARLAHSGPMAEDQDLVLSFDPAELHLFDAMSEKALR; encoded by the coding sequence ATGGCAAATATCTCCATTCGAAACGTCCACAAGAGCTACGGCGCGCACGAGGTGCTGAAGCCGTTCTCCCTCGAGATCGCGGACGGGGAGTTCATCGTGCTGGTCGGCCCGTCGGGCTGCGGCAAGTCGACGATGCTCAAGATCCTGGCGGGCCTCGAGCCGGCGACCGGCGGCGACATTTACCTCGGCGAGCGGGAGGTCACCGACCTTGCTCCCGGCGACCGCGACATCGCGATGGTGTTCCAGAACTACGCGCTCTATCCGCACCTGACCGTGCGCGAGAATATCGGCTTCGGGCTGAAGATGCGCGGCACGCCAAAGGCGGAGATCGAGCGCCGGGTGCTGGAGGCCGCGAGCACCCTGGAGGTGGAGAAATATCTCGAACGCCGCCCGAAGGACCTGTCCGGTGGCCAGCGCCAGCGCGTTGCGCTGGGCCGGGCCATCGTGCGCCAGCCCCAGGCCTTCCTGATGGACGAGCCGCTCTCCAATCTCGACGCCAAGCTGCGCGTCCACATGCGGGCCGAGATCGGTGCCCTGCACCAGCGCCTCGGCGTCACCACCGTCTATGTCACGCATGACCAGATCGAGGCGATGACCATGGCCGACCGGGTTGTGATCATGCGCGACGGCGAGATCCAGCAGATCGCCGATCCCGACACGCTGTTCCAGCGGCCCGACAATCTGTTCGTCGCCGGCTTCATCGGCTCGCCCGGCATGAACTTCCTTTCCGCCGATGTGGAGCGGTCGGCCGGCGGGGCGACCATCACCCTGTTCGGCAACCGGATCGCCGTCGACGAGGCGCGGCTTGCCGGCGCCTCGACCGTTATCGCCGGTATCCGGCCGGAGCATTTCCACCTCGGCGAGGGCCCCGCGACCTTCACCGTGCGCCCGAGCCTGGTCGAAAGCCTCGGCTCCGAGAAATACGTCTATTTCGACGGCGGGGCGCACATGGTCTCGGCCGGCGAGAGCGAGGACGACAAGTCCAAGGGCCTGATCGCCCGGCTCGCCCATTCCGGCCCGATGGCGGAAGATCAGGATCTCGTCCTGTCCTTCGATCCGGCCGAACTCCATCTCTTCGATGCAATGAGCGAAAAGGCGCTGCGCTGA
- a CDS encoding carbohydrate ABC transporter permease: MNRTPLQSLALYGTVILLAALILFPVYWLLVTAVSTSADLSQLPPSFWPDDAQWGTFAKVWEERPIPLWLTNSMLAAIGSVTLSMVVSVLAGYALSRFTIRGGHSLGLFILTAKMLPATLLVIPLFSIFRNFGMIGSLWTLVLAHSTLIIPFTTWMLKGYFDTIPRELEQAAMVDGCSPMGAMVRVVLPVATPGLAATSLYAFVLSWADYAYARTFLVNAPDSWTANLGITTMRGEYSTDWNEISAAAVFVAVPIIVIYLFLERYLVGGLTAGAEK; this comes from the coding sequence ATGAACCGCACACCCCTGCAAAGCCTGGCGCTCTACGGCACCGTCATCCTGCTCGCCGCGCTGATCCTGTTCCCCGTCTACTGGCTGCTGGTGACGGCAGTCTCCACCTCGGCGGACCTGTCGCAACTGCCGCCCAGCTTCTGGCCGGACGATGCCCAATGGGGCACCTTCGCCAAGGTCTGGGAGGAGCGGCCGATCCCGCTCTGGCTGACGAACTCGATGCTGGCGGCCATAGGCTCGGTCACCCTGTCGATGGTGGTCTCGGTGCTGGCAGGCTATGCCCTGTCGCGCTTCACGATCCGCGGCGGCCATTCGCTCGGCCTGTTCATCCTTACGGCGAAGATGCTGCCGGCGACGCTGCTGGTGATCCCGCTCTTCTCGATCTTCCGCAACTTCGGGATGATCGGCAGCCTGTGGACGCTGGTGCTGGCGCATTCGACGCTGATCATTCCCTTCACCACCTGGATGCTGAAGGGCTATTTCGACACGATCCCGCGCGAGCTGGAACAGGCGGCGATGGTCGACGGCTGCTCGCCGATGGGCGCGATGGTGCGGGTCGTGTTGCCCGTGGCAACGCCCGGACTGGCGGCGACCTCGCTCTATGCCTTCGTGCTGAGCTGGGCCGACTACGCCTATGCGCGGACCTTCCTCGTCAATGCACCGGACAGCTGGACCGCCAATCTCGGCATCACGACGATGCGCGGCGAATACAGCACCGACTGGAACGAGATCTCGGCCGCGGCCGTCTTCGTCGCCGTTCCGATCATCGTCATCTACCTGTTCCTTGAGCGCTACCTGGTCGGCGGACTGACCGCGGGCGCGGAGAAGTAA
- a CDS encoding mandelate racemase/muconate lactonizing enzyme family protein, with the protein MSDAVRSIEVFTLTQTRDKPYLGMARKGEEPNARGYLVRKGNRTVYPTFDRSVLLRIETRDGVTGWGETYGLVAPGAVAEIVKDLLADFTIGRDPSDPSAIYDDLYDLMRVRGYTGGFYVDALAAIDIALWDIAGQIAGKPVAELLGGDRSKTIPAYVSGLPEATRKARAELALSWQARGFDAFKFATPVADDGPAAEMESLRAALGPDARIAADMHWNQSADEALALIEAMKPHGLWFAEAPVYTEDIAGLEAVSKGTDVSIAVGEEWRTVWDMRHRVERCRIAIVQPEMGHKGITNFTRIGALAAERGIEVIPHATIGAGIFLAASLQASASLPTLTGHEFQHSIFEPNRRLLAGDMDCADGVYRLPTGPGLGVRPSEEALRLMQRI; encoded by the coding sequence ATGAGCGACGCTGTCCGCAGCATCGAGGTCTTCACGCTGACGCAGACGCGGGACAAGCCCTATCTCGGGATGGCCCGCAAGGGCGAGGAGCCGAATGCGCGCGGCTATCTGGTGCGCAAGGGCAACCGCACCGTCTATCCGACCTTCGACCGCAGCGTGCTGTTGCGCATCGAGACGCGCGACGGCGTTACCGGCTGGGGCGAGACCTACGGCCTCGTCGCACCGGGCGCCGTTGCCGAGATCGTCAAGGACCTGCTCGCCGACTTCACCATCGGCCGCGATCCGTCCGATCCGTCGGCCATCTACGACGACCTCTACGACCTGATGCGGGTGCGCGGCTATACGGGGGGCTTCTATGTCGACGCGCTGGCCGCCATCGACATCGCCCTTTGGGACATCGCCGGGCAGATCGCCGGCAAACCGGTGGCGGAGCTTCTGGGCGGCGACCGCTCGAAGACCATCCCTGCCTATGTCTCGGGCCTGCCCGAGGCGACCCGCAAGGCCCGCGCCGAGCTCGCCCTGTCCTGGCAGGCGCGCGGGTTCGACGCGTTCAAGTTTGCAACGCCGGTCGCCGACGACGGCCCGGCGGCGGAGATGGAGAGCTTGCGCGCGGCGCTGGGCCCCGACGCGCGGATCGCCGCCGACATGCACTGGAACCAGAGCGCGGACGAGGCGCTGGCCCTGATCGAGGCGATGAAGCCGCACGGCCTGTGGTTCGCCGAGGCGCCGGTCTACACCGAGGACATTGCCGGTCTGGAGGCAGTGTCGAAGGGCACGGACGTGTCGATCGCCGTCGGCGAGGAATGGCGCACGGTCTGGGACATGCGCCACCGGGTGGAGCGCTGCCGCATCGCCATCGTCCAGCCGGAGATGGGGCACAAGGGCATCACCAATTTCACCCGCATCGGCGCGCTGGCGGCGGAGCGGGGCATCGAGGTGATCCCGCATGCGACCATCGGCGCCGGGATCTTCCTGGCCGCCAGCCTGCAGGCGAGCGCATCGCTGCCGACGCTGACCGGCCACGAGTTCCAGCATTCGATCTTCGAACCTAACCGGCGCCTTCTTGCAGGCGACATGGACTGCGCGGACGGCGTCTACCGCCTCCCGACCGGTCCAGGTCTTGGAGTGCGCCCGTCGGAGGAAGCGCTGCGCCTGATGCAGCGGATATAA
- a CDS encoding carbohydrate ABC transporter permease, translated as MSRVRLFDLARPSRQHLLGYILLAPAVLLVGLIIVYPLIISIDLSLQAVKLPRMGAPRAPFTTANYQKLFASSEFWMACWVTLKLVVVVTAGSLITGVSTALLVNNRFRGRTLARLAMALPWAVPEVIAVVIFAWIFDSSFGLMSWLLVTLGLSDGMIAWVSTPGAAFWAVAITMIWKGFPFVSIMTLAGLQSIPTDFYNAAKVDGANVFQRFRWITLPLLMPVLGVTLVLVILWVFRDFSIIKVLTEGGPLKSTQTLSIMTYDQAFGFFNFGYASAVGVVTLVICVVASLLMLGRQTRAMY; from the coding sequence ATGTCCCGAGTCCGGCTCTTCGATCTGGCCAGGCCGAGCCGTCAACATCTGCTGGGCTACATTCTGCTTGCCCCCGCGGTGCTGCTGGTCGGCCTGATCATCGTCTATCCCCTGATCATCTCGATCGACCTGTCGCTGCAGGCGGTCAAGCTGCCGCGAATGGGCGCCCCGCGCGCGCCCTTCACCACGGCGAACTACCAGAAGCTCTTTGCCTCGAGCGAATTCTGGATGGCCTGCTGGGTGACGCTGAAACTCGTTGTCGTCGTGACCGCCGGCAGCCTGATCACCGGCGTCTCGACCGCGCTTCTGGTCAACAACCGCTTCCGAGGGCGCACGCTCGCCCGGCTCGCCATGGCGCTGCCCTGGGCGGTGCCGGAAGTGATCGCGGTGGTGATCTTTGCCTGGATCTTCGACAGCTCCTTCGGGCTGATGAGCTGGCTGCTGGTCACGCTCGGCCTGTCCGACGGCATGATCGCCTGGGTCTCGACACCGGGCGCTGCCTTCTGGGCCGTGGCGATCACCATGATCTGGAAGGGCTTTCCCTTCGTCTCGATCATGACGCTGGCTGGCCTGCAGTCGATCCCGACCGATTTCTACAATGCCGCCAAGGTGGACGGGGCCAACGTCTTCCAGCGCTTCCGATGGATCACGCTGCCGCTCCTGATGCCGGTGCTCGGCGTCACCCTGGTGCTGGTCATCCTGTGGGTGTTCCGCGACTTCTCGATCATCAAGGTGCTGACCGAGGGCGGGCCGCTGAAGTCGACCCAGACCCTGTCGATCATGACTTACGACCAGGCCTTCGGCTTCTTCAACTTCGGCTATGCCTCGGCGGTGGGCGTCGTCACGCTGGTCATCTGCGTCGTCGCGAGCCTGTTGATGCTCGGTCGCCAGACCCGCGCCATGTATTGA
- a CDS encoding NAD(P)-dependent oxidoreductase, which translates to MLILVTGSSGRVGRAAVAALRAAGYRVRGFDLRASGADLDEVVGSFDDAEACARAVAGTEAVLHLGAFMSWVAAERTAMFRANVEGTRVLLDAAAQAGVRRFVFASSGEVYPENAPLFLPVTEEHPLRANSPYGLTKLLGEDLVSFHQRIGSFETVILRFSHTQDASELLDPDSFFSGPRFFLQPRIRQQERMGNTAVAELLRAADPGRPAHVLARNAAGKPFRMHITDTRDMVKGLLLALESDRAAGGIFNLGATDPVDFAQALPAMSEITGLPVVTVDLPGAGVDYQTSNARIRETLGFEPEWTIDRMLQEAARTWRTRAQA; encoded by the coding sequence ATGCTGATTCTTGTCACGGGAAGCTCCGGCCGCGTCGGCCGGGCGGCGGTTGCGGCGCTGCGCGCCGCCGGCTACCGGGTGCGCGGGTTCGACCTGCGCGCGTCAGGCGCCGATCTCGACGAGGTGGTCGGCAGTTTCGATGATGCCGAGGCCTGTGCCCGCGCGGTCGCCGGCACCGAGGCGGTGCTGCACCTGGGGGCCTTCATGTCCTGGGTGGCGGCCGAGCGCACGGCGATGTTCCGCGCCAATGTGGAGGGAACGCGGGTGCTGCTCGACGCGGCGGCGCAAGCCGGCGTACGCCGCTTCGTCTTCGCCAGCTCCGGCGAAGTCTATCCGGAGAACGCGCCGCTCTTCCTGCCCGTCACCGAGGAGCATCCGCTGCGGGCGAACAGTCCCTACGGCCTGACCAAGCTGCTCGGCGAGGATTTGGTCTCCTTCCACCAGCGCATCGGCAGTTTCGAGACGGTGATCCTGCGCTTTTCCCATACGCAGGATGCCAGCGAGCTGCTCGACCCCGACAGCTTCTTCTCCGGCCCGCGCTTCTTCCTGCAACCGCGCATCCGCCAGCAGGAGCGCATGGGCAACACCGCCGTCGCCGAACTGCTACGTGCCGCAGATCCCGGACGGCCCGCCCATGTGCTGGCCCGCAATGCCGCCGGCAAACCGTTCCGGATGCACATCACCGACACCAGGGATATGGTGAAGGGCTTGCTCTTGGCGCTGGAATCGGACCGGGCGGCCGGCGGGATCTTCAATCTGGGTGCGACGGACCCCGTCGATTTCGCGCAGGCGCTGCCGGCGATGTCCGAAATCACGGGATTGCCCGTCGTGACCGTTGACCTGCCCGGCGCCGGCGTCGATTACCAGACCTCGAACGCAAGGATACGCGAGACGCTGGGGTTCGAGCCGGAATGGACGATCGATCGGATGTTGCAGGAGGCGGCGCGGACATGGCGGACGCGAGCACAGGCCTGA
- a CDS encoding DMT family protein, producing the protein MPFANLSYVPFATIGLLLASNIFMTFAWYGHLKFKSSPLLIVILASWGIAFFEYVLQVPANRIGHGYFSAAELKTIQEVITLSVFAVFSIWFLGEPLRWTHLAGFTLIVAGAGLIFYKP; encoded by the coding sequence ATGCCGTTTGCCAATCTCTCCTACGTGCCCTTCGCCACGATCGGCCTGCTGCTCGCCTCCAACATCTTCATGACCTTCGCCTGGTACGGGCACCTGAAGTTCAAGAGCTCGCCGCTCCTCATCGTCATCCTGGCGAGCTGGGGCATCGCCTTCTTCGAATATGTGCTGCAGGTCCCGGCCAACCGCATCGGCCACGGCTATTTCAGCGCCGCAGAGCTGAAGACCATCCAGGAGGTCATCACGCTCAGCGTCTTCGCCGTGTTCTCGATCTGGTTTCTGGGCGAGCCGCTGCGCTGGACGCATCTGGCCGGCTTCACGCTGATCGTCGCCGGTGCCGGGCTGATCTTCTACAAGCCGTGA
- a CDS encoding SMP-30/gluconolactonase/LRE family protein has protein sequence MADASTGLSQSRKDVPSGTAALAKGLTLLDMVADAETPLRFADLLRQSGLPKPTFARILRTLIAFGLVRQNEERGTYVIGPRFLELSHRVWDTFDLPTAAAPELERLSAELGETVALCRLDGDQVQYLDERSGDGLGVRVDTGRRVPLHCTAAGKVLVAFQEPGFARALLERLSLDRFTPRTITTLEALQADLTLTRARGYSVSYEEHLNGVNSVAVAIAGKDGTPIGALVALGPSSRLDASQIHPVGRELIAAARRITGAAGAIAISSRPRPRTSQSQTPDDLACVLPWGAQLGEAPVWDPAARSLYWVDILHPAVYRFDPATGLNETCETGKLVSSVMPCGDGSLAVATQDGIEFLDFASGTLQPLVDPEAGIPENRLNDAKVGPGGAIWVGSMRLDASKPSGALYRVAADGTVTRKESGISVSNGMAWSPDNRVFYFVDTVPGLIYAYDFEPGKGVLGNRRVLARIPEGEGRPDGIAVDREGGVWCAIWDGWRVNRYLPDGRHERSIELPVPRPTSVAFGGEDLTTLYITSARTRLPASTLSEAPLSGGLFACTPGLSGVPITLFDRKGQGAA, from the coding sequence ATGGCGGACGCGAGCACAGGCCTGAGCCAGTCCCGCAAGGACGTCCCCTCCGGCACGGCGGCACTCGCCAAGGGCCTGACGCTGCTGGACATGGTGGCCGACGCGGAGACGCCGCTGCGCTTCGCCGACCTGCTGCGCCAGTCCGGCCTGCCCAAGCCCACCTTCGCGCGCATCCTGCGCACGCTGATCGCCTTCGGCCTCGTGCGCCAGAACGAGGAGCGCGGCACCTATGTCATCGGGCCGCGCTTCCTGGAACTGTCGCACCGGGTGTGGGACACGTTCGACCTGCCGACCGCAGCCGCGCCCGAACTGGAGCGCCTGTCGGCCGAGCTCGGCGAGACGGTGGCGTTGTGCCGTCTCGATGGCGATCAGGTGCAGTATCTCGACGAGCGCTCGGGCGACGGGCTCGGCGTCAGGGTCGATACCGGACGGCGCGTGCCGCTGCATTGCACCGCCGCCGGCAAGGTGCTGGTCGCCTTCCAGGAGCCGGGTTTCGCCCGCGCTCTGCTGGAGCGCCTTAGCCTCGACCGCTTCACGCCGCGCACCATCACCACGCTGGAGGCCTTGCAGGCCGATCTGACGCTGACCCGCGCGCGCGGCTATTCCGTGTCGTATGAGGAGCACCTCAACGGCGTGAACTCCGTCGCGGTCGCCATTGCCGGCAAGGACGGCACGCCCATCGGCGCGCTGGTCGCGCTGGGCCCGTCGTCGCGGCTGGATGCCTCCCAGATCCACCCGGTCGGACGCGAGCTGATCGCCGCCGCCCGCAGGATCACGGGCGCGGCCGGCGCCATCGCCATCAGTTCCCGTCCGCGCCCGCGCACCAGCCAGTCGCAGACGCCGGACGATCTCGCCTGCGTGTTGCCCTGGGGCGCGCAGCTCGGCGAGGCGCCGGTCTGGGATCCGGCGGCCCGCAGCCTTTACTGGGTCGATATCCTGCACCCGGCGGTCTACCGCTTCGATCCGGCGACCGGCCTCAACGAGACCTGCGAGACCGGCAAGCTGGTCAGCTCGGTCATGCCCTGCGGCGACGGCTCGCTGGCGGTGGCGACGCAGGACGGCATCGAGTTCCTGGACTTCGCCTCCGGCACCCTGCAGCCGCTGGTCGACCCGGAAGCGGGCATTCCCGAGAACCGTCTCAACGACGCCAAGGTCGGCCCCGGTGGGGCGATCTGGGTCGGCTCCATGCGGCTCGATGCCAGCAAGCCGAGCGGCGCGCTCTACCGGGTCGCCGCCGACGGCACGGTGACGCGCAAGGAAAGCGGCATCTCGGTCAGCAACGGCATGGCCTGGAGCCCGGACAACCGGGTCTTCTACTTCGTCGATACGGTGCCGGGCCTGATCTACGCCTACGATTTCGAGCCCGGAAAGGGCGTCCTCGGCAACCGCCGGGTGCTTGCGCGCATCCCGGAAGGCGAGGGGCGCCCGGACGGCATCGCCGTCGACAGGGAAGGCGGCGTGTGGTGCGCGATCTGGGACGGCTGGCGGGTCAACCGCTACCTGCCCGACGGCCGGCACGAGCGCAGCATCGAACTGCCCGTACCCCGGCCGACCAGCGTCGCCTTCGGCGGCGAGGATCTGACGACGCTCTACATCACCAGTGCCCGCACGCGCCTGCCGGCCTCGACCCTGTCCGAGGCGCCGCTGTCCGGGGGCCTCTTCGCCTGCACGCCGGGCCTCAGCGGCGTGCCGATCACCCTGTTCGACCGCAAGGGGCAAGGCGCTGCATGA
- a CDS encoding SDR family NAD(P)-dependent oxidoreductase: MSTLETIFGLHGRVALVTGSSRGIGAAIAVGLAGAGATVVVHGQSLEATAATVAAIEASGGTAVAFAADLAERGAGRRLVEEVEARLGHLDILVVNASAQVNAELADLTEADFDLQVAVNLRSTVEMLQACLPRMAVRGWGRVVSIGSINQLRPKAIVTAYAATKAAQHNLIQSQARDYARHGVLLNTLAPGLVDTDRNAGRKAADPQGWDDYVRTLNWMGRAGQADEMVGAAIFLASDACSFMTGESIVLSGGY; encoded by the coding sequence ATGAGCACGCTCGAGACGATTTTCGGACTTCATGGCCGCGTAGCGCTGGTTACCGGCTCGAGCCGGGGCATTGGCGCTGCTATCGCCGTCGGCCTTGCCGGAGCGGGGGCCACGGTGGTCGTGCACGGCCAGAGCCTGGAAGCGACGGCCGCGACCGTTGCCGCCATCGAGGCGAGCGGCGGCACGGCGGTTGCCTTTGCCGCGGACCTTGCCGAGCGCGGCGCGGGCCGCCGACTGGTGGAGGAGGTGGAGGCCCGGCTCGGGCATCTCGACATCCTCGTCGTCAATGCCTCGGCCCAGGTCAATGCCGAACTCGCCGATCTCACCGAGGCGGATTTCGATCTGCAGGTGGCCGTCAATCTGCGCTCCACGGTGGAGATGCTGCAGGCTTGCCTGCCGCGCATGGCCGTGCGCGGCTGGGGCCGGGTCGTCAGCATCGGCTCGATCAACCAGCTGCGGCCCAAGGCCATCGTCACCGCCTATGCCGCCACCAAGGCCGCCCAGCACAACCTGATCCAGAGCCAGGCGCGCGACTATGCCCGCCACGGGGTGCTGCTCAACACGCTGGCGCCCGGCCTCGTCGACACCGACCGCAATGCGGGGCGCAAGGCGGCGGATCCGCAGGGCTGGGACGACTATGTGCGCACGCTCAACTGGATGGGGCGGGCCGGGCAGGCCGATGAGATGGTCGGCGCGGCGATCTTCCTCGCCTCCGATGCCTGCAGCTTCATGACCGGCGAGAGCATCGTCCTGTCTGGCGGCTATTGA
- a CDS encoding sugar ABC transporter substrate-binding protein, whose translation MTKTFGRFVRTATAAAMLSATMLSPALADATLKFVSWQVDDAGTGDWWKAAIAAFEEAHPGVKVEFTKVERAAYADTMTTLFAGGQPPHIVHLASFEFQSFAENGWMENLGPWLDKDGVDMTGWAGQGKCVWNGETACIMMNYFGFIMAYNKAILEKEGLSVPTTYAEFLDVARKTTKDLNGDGITDQYGTGHETKGGAGQYLTEMLSYILDAGAYWTDKDGNITIDTPEMVEGLTRWKTVVKEGLTPVDLSAGDIRKLFADGKMALRLDGPWLYGIMQKGAASADTAVAEPAFSPPVGGSSNVLGMASEISDEEKALVWDFIKLVMSPEWQRKYATIGKNTPPSPAADVSGVEQEVPHFPLLIKTMKAASDAGVDRIPTGLEIQYNEFGKMVQEEVQRMLIEDLDPAEVVKVMQERAETIKNGG comes from the coding sequence ATGACCAAGACTTTCGGACGGTTCGTCAGGACCGCAACCGCAGCTGCCATGCTCTCGGCGACCATGCTGTCGCCGGCGTTGGCTGATGCGACACTCAAGTTCGTCTCCTGGCAAGTGGACGATGCCGGCACCGGCGACTGGTGGAAAGCCGCCATCGCCGCCTTCGAGGAGGCCCATCCGGGCGTGAAGGTGGAGTTCACCAAGGTCGAGCGCGCGGCCTATGCCGACACGATGACGACCCTGTTTGCCGGCGGCCAGCCGCCGCACATCGTCCATCTCGCCTCGTTCGAGTTCCAGTCCTTCGCCGAGAACGGCTGGATGGAAAATCTCGGCCCCTGGCTCGACAAGGACGGCGTCGACATGACCGGCTGGGCCGGCCAGGGCAAGTGCGTGTGGAACGGTGAAACCGCTTGCATCATGATGAACTACTTCGGCTTCATCATGGCCTACAACAAGGCGATCCTGGAGAAGGAAGGCCTGTCGGTTCCCACCACCTATGCCGAGTTCCTCGATGTCGCGCGCAAGACGACCAAGGATCTCAACGGCGACGGCATCACCGACCAGTACGGCACCGGCCACGAGACCAAGGGCGGCGCCGGCCAGTACCTGACCGAGATGCTGAGCTACATCCTCGATGCCGGCGCCTACTGGACCGACAAGGACGGCAACATCACCATCGACACGCCCGAGATGGTCGAGGGTCTGACCCGCTGGAAGACCGTCGTCAAGGAAGGTCTGACCCCCGTCGACCTGTCCGCCGGCGACATCCGCAAGCTCTTCGCCGACGGCAAGATGGCCCTGCGCCTCGACGGCCCCTGGCTCTACGGCATCATGCAGAAGGGCGCAGCGTCCGCCGACACGGCGGTTGCCGAGCCGGCCTTCTCTCCGCCGGTCGGTGGCTCGTCCAACGTGCTGGGCATGGCGAGCGAGATTTCCGATGAGGAAAAGGCGCTCGTGTGGGACTTCATCAAGCTGGTTATGTCGCCCGAGTGGCAGCGCAAATACGCCACCATCGGCAAGAACACCCCGCCGAGCCCGGCTGCCGACGTCTCCGGCGTCGAGCAGGAGGTGCCGCACTTCCCGCTGCTGATCAAGACGATGAAGGCGGCCTCGGATGCCGGCGTCGACCGCATCCCGACGGGCCTTGAGATCCAGTACAACGAGTTCGGCAAGATGGTGCAGGAGGAGGTCCAGCGCATGCTGATCGAGGATCTCGATCCGGCCGAGGTGGTCAAGGTCATGCAGGAGCGGGCCGAGACCATCAAGAACGGCGGCTGA
- a CDS encoding IclR family transcriptional regulator: protein MGADATSKPRTPRGVQSVETGGAILMALAQAGGPLKLKDLAETLGMAAAQLHPYLVSFRNINMVEQTETGQYQLGPFALWLGLTRLRNQNAYRETLRRVPALAEELGLMVAISVWGLHGPTIVYIEETAARIHSNVAVGGTFMLTMTATGKIFAAFLPRSTTEPLARAELQGVEPSLYGIPMVDEATFRKEVASACTKGYSITRDAPIPGVSAIAAPVFDHTGTIQLSVTVIGPTNFIDLAEDGPCLKRLIEFTKDLSRDLGHIPPA from the coding sequence TTGGGCGCCGACGCAACGTCAAAGCCGCGAACGCCTCGCGGCGTCCAGTCCGTCGAAACCGGCGGCGCCATCCTGATGGCGCTGGCGCAGGCCGGTGGGCCGCTGAAGCTGAAGGACCTTGCCGAGACGCTCGGCATGGCCGCTGCGCAGCTGCATCCCTATCTCGTCAGCTTCCGCAACATCAACATGGTCGAGCAGACCGAGACCGGTCAGTATCAGCTCGGGCCGTTCGCGCTGTGGCTCGGCCTTACGCGGCTGCGCAACCAGAACGCCTATCGCGAGACGCTGCGGCGGGTTCCGGCGCTGGCCGAGGAACTGGGTCTGATGGTGGCGATCAGCGTCTGGGGCCTGCACGGCCCGACCATCGTCTATATCGAGGAGACGGCGGCGCGCATCCACTCCAACGTGGCGGTCGGCGGCACGTTCATGCTGACCATGACGGCGACGGGCAAGATCTTCGCCGCCTTCCTGCCGAGGTCGACGACGGAACCGCTCGCCCGCGCCGAGCTGCAGGGCGTCGAGCCTTCGCTCTATGGCATCCCGATGGTCGACGAGGCGACGTTCCGCAAGGAGGTCGCCTCCGCCTGCACCAAGGGCTACTCGATCACCCGCGACGCGCCGATCCCCGGCGTCAGCGCCATTGCGGCACCGGTCTTCGACCATACCGGGACCATCCAGCTTTCGGTCACGGTGATCGGCCCGACCAACTTCATCGACCTGGCCGAGGACGGGCCCTGCCTGAAACGGCTGATCGAATTCACGAAGGACCTGTCCCGCGACCTCGGGCATATCCCGCCCGCCTGA